A portion of the Chelatococcus sp. HY11 genome contains these proteins:
- a CDS encoding DUF305 domain-containing protein, producing the protein MQFKLKAMLAFAVLFAPTLALAQHDAHHDGDAGAPASPPAAMVPQQQCAAMMGMMKGMMGEHMSACLAALPSASQAYMRAMMGMHMPMMEAMQAKDPDVAFVKGMIPHHQAAIDMARAVLQFGSDEPVKAMAEQMIAGQQAEIDRMREWLRKRGQ; encoded by the coding sequence ATGCAATTCAAGTTGAAAGCGATGCTCGCATTCGCGGTCCTGTTCGCGCCGACGCTCGCCCTTGCGCAGCATGACGCGCATCACGACGGTGATGCGGGTGCCCCGGCCTCACCGCCCGCCGCAATGGTGCCACAGCAGCAATGCGCAGCGATGATGGGGATGATGAAAGGCATGATGGGCGAGCACATGTCGGCATGCCTGGCGGCGTTACCGTCGGCCTCGCAGGCCTACATGCGGGCGATGATGGGCATGCACATGCCGATGATGGAAGCGATGCAGGCGAAAGACCCGGACGTGGCTTTCGTAAAGGGAATGATCCCGCACCATCAGGCCGCGATCGACATGGCGCGGGCGGTTCTTCAGTTCGGATCCGACGAGCCGGTAAAGGCCATGGCTGAGCAGATGATCGCGGGCCAGCAGGCCGAAATCGATCGGATGCGCGAGTGGTTGCGGAAACGCGGCCAATAG